CTTCACCTCCAAATTGCCTTGACAGGCATGAAAGGAACATCAGCTCACGTAAGTGAAATTCAAATCAGAAACACAGATCATATCTCAAGGTCACAGATATTTCCAAAGAACATACAGTTACCATGATGGCTTGCTAACAAAGAAGACTCAAGTAAACGGATATACATAATGTATGCTCAATGGCTATAGCAATCTACCAGTAGCAAACCCTAACAAGATACAGTACATAGAGCTTAAGAACATGCCGTAGTTCAACAACCATAAAAAAATCAGGTATCTGGTCTAGCAGGTTTACAAGGTTGGGGTTTGGTCTGCAATGTTTGCTCCAGATTGGGCATAAAGGAGCATGGTAATAAATTAACAGATTTCAAGTTACACACAGCCATTTCCAAGGCATAACAGATTAAGCAAAACCAAATTAGGCAGGAGTGACTTAGAGAATATGAAATGCGCTGTTAAGAAGTGTAAACCTCCTGCAGTTATTTTCACAAGCATAGATAATTTTAGTCAAAATGAAACTTTAATTCACAAATTTTCATTCCAAAATCCAAACTGACATAATTGAGCTCCAGAGTGAGCAGGGTCATGCTGGGCATACGCTTACATAGAAGCACTTGTCGAACTAAACAAGCAAGGTACCAAAACAACCTCTTAAAACAGAGTTCCATAAACCAAGACTAAGATCAGCAGTAAGCTTACATATTCAAATACGCACTTGTGTCGTATCTAACATCACTACTAGTCTACTACCACCTCTTCTTCATTCAGAAATTTCTGATCTAGCAACTAGAGGCTGCCAAACACTTGAAACACTGACTCATTGCCCCTGTCCTGTAGAAGCTGCTTCCATTGCTGTAAGaatttagaaaagaaaataagctGATTTCATTACTCTGAACCACAATGACCCAAGTCAATCTAACGCAGGCAGCACTAGGTAAATCCAGAAATGCACAAAACAATGAAGAGAAGTTGAACTTGTAATCCATTGCTGTGTGAatatagaaaacaaaataagctGATTTCATTACTCCGAACCACGACGACCCAAGTCAATCTACATGGGCACATTCCCAAGTGCCATATTCGTTTTGATGTTGTTAAGTTCCATAGATAGATCACAACAAAGGATTGCACATGGTTACATGCACGAAAGTGTTACCTGGAATGCAGAAGCTCGCATAGGGAAATAGGTGAACAGCTTCAACTTCGAGCTGCTCGAGCAACTTCTTGGCTCTCCCTGACTTGATCTCAACCATGCAGACACCGACATGTGTGctcacaaaaaaaacttgggTGCCACTCAAGAAGCCATATTGCCGCATAATGTAGGGCTTCCTAGACGATGTTGCGGTCGAACGGCCACCATCAGGGAGTAGCGTCACGAGATCGATTACCCTGTGTTTTGACCATCCCAGTGCTCCATCAGGGCTGGTCTCCCTTGACCACAGGGTTAAGGTTCTGGAACTCATGCAAGCAAATCCCAACCCACCGTCTTCTGTTGTAACGACTTCCCCACTGCACCTGATCGGCTTCTTAAACAGTGACAAGTCAAGTGTGGCTAGTTGGTACTTGACAATGTAATTTCCAATGCTGTTGAAGTAGAGCGCACCATCCACAATGATGCTCGTCATATTCCTATCCCGGCCCGAGAGATTGTCAACAGAGGTGACCTCGCTCCACAAGCCAGTCTCTGATGAGTATAAGCAGGCAGACGTGGCTTTGGCCACCTTTGTCCATGTGGTAGAAATGACGGCCACGCGGAACGGCCCGCCTTGCCCTTGGCAGCCATGGTTCCGCGGCACAGAGCACCGTCGCCGCAAAGCTAATCAGGCTCGGCAAGGGGAcgcggcgctcgtcgcccgtCATAGGGTCCCAGACGACGAACTCATAACGGGCCTTGATGTCCATGCTGTTGGGGGAGGCGCGGAAGAGgacgcggccgtggcggcagTCCATGGCCACCCAGCTGCGGAAGTCAGACCCGGCAGGCTGAAAGGCGGAGGCAGGGAGGAATCGGCAGCCTCGTGGCATGTTCTGGAAAAATCCCAGGACGGGAGGCGTCCCGTGGAGCTCGCggtagcggcggcggaagccggcgtcggcggggaTGCCGCGCCACGGCTTGCAGACGGAGGAGGCGCGGACGAGGTGCTCGGGCTCATCCGGCGGGAGGCGGAAGAATACCTCCTCGAGGAGCGAGCTCggcagcaccggcggcggcggcggcggtatggcgcggcggcggaggcgagggtTTCGGGCGGGTTGGGGATTAAGGGAAGAGCCCGAGAACGCAACAGAGTAGGTGGGCGTGGGCTTTCTGAGGCGGCTGCTACGGGGAGACCTCTTCGACGAGTCCGCCCATcaacgccggcggcggcatggttcgacggcggcggcgagggtttTGGGAGGAGAGCGCAAGGTGAGTGAGGACTGAGGAATaatcaaattattttgtgGCAATGTAAAATACTTTTTTCATTCTGATGGAAACATTTAAGAAATCAAGCCATGTAAATCACGAACGGGAAATATATGGCGCGACGCGCtcccccgctgctgctgcggcgagACCTGCTGCttgcgtgctgctgctgcgtggCCTGCTGCCTTGGTCGCGCAGTCTTGCCTCTTGACCGttgattgctgctgctgctggtgcaaGACACgcatgcattttgttttttgctaACCATAAttgaagataaaaaaaagaccactagcaaaaaaaaagaagacaccAAGTTGATTCAAAATTCGTTTTCACAATTGACTTTCTGTCGACGAGGCCTTCAAAATTAGACCTTACTacatattttgacaaagttttttAGATCCCTTTCTTAACGGATCATAATGTAAGAATTACCACACTACTTTGCAAGAAGTTGTCATGTCATGCCCTACTAATTGCCATACCGTGTCCTACTAATTGACATATCGTGTACTACCTAGTTGCCATGCATGCCATGCATTATGagttgtcatgttgttggTCTTATGTGTCATGTCGTGCACTATCAATTGTCATGTCGTGTGGTACCTAATTGCCATGTTATCCGTCCCTAGTTGTCATGTCGTGTGGTATCTACTTGCCAAGTTATCCTCCCCTAGTTGCCATGTCACGTGGATTTACTTGCCATGTCGTGTGGTATCTACTTGCCATGTTGTCCGGCCCTAGTTGCCATGTCATGGACTATTAGTTGCCATGTCATATACGGCTCAGCTTTCATGTTATTTGTCATAATTGCCATGTTGTCTGGCCCTAGTTGCCATGTCATGTACCACATAGCTTTCATGTTATTTGGTCATTATGTTGTTCGGTCCTAGTGCCTCCTCGTGCACAACTAGTTTTTATGTTGTGTTCGTCCGAAGTGTTATGTCATGCACTGTTAGTTGCCATGCCATGCACTGTCGGTTGTTTGCTCCTAGTTGCCATGTAATTTAATTAGTCATATGTGTCACGTCGTGCACTAATAGTTGCCATGTCGTGTACTGTttagttgccatgttgttcgGTCATAGTTGCCATGTCGTGCACCAGTTTGGTCATAGTTGCCATGTCGTGAAGTACCTAGTTGATATGTTGTTTGGTCTTAGGTGTCATGTCATGCACTACTAATTTGTCATGTTTTGTACAACCTAGTTTTCATGTCGTTTGTTTGGTCATAAGTGTCATGTCGTCCACTATTAGTTGACATGTTGTGTTGTACCGGTCGCAATGTTTTTTGTCTTAATTGACATATTATTCGGCCATAATTAATTGTCATGTCATGCACTGCTAATTGCCTTTGATTTTGAagaatttttgaaacaaagCTGACGGTTGAAAATTGCAGTTGATCCTTCGAGAGTTAACACGCGAGAGTTAACACacttaaaaaaattcaactttTCAAATAACTGCATTCAAataactgcatgcatgcaggcgggCAATAAAGAGCTGCTGTCTCTGCTGTGTTTGAGTCGTCTTATAATCTCAGCCATTGGTCTTACTATTCATTTTTAGCCTTATAGTTTCAGTACAGTAGCAGCTGCAGACGAGTCTCGTTGTAGTTTCAACATGGCATTGGTATTAGTTTCAGTGTTGAGACACGGAGCAGATTTTTGATTAACTTTTGTAATAATCAAATTTATGCTCAGGACAAAGCAATTCATCGAACTGACACTGCTAGCTTTCTGAAACAAACAATAATATGCTCAGGAACTGGCAGAAAATACTTTCTGAAACTAACTGAAATATTGTCTATCTATCTATATCTATCTACCTATCAACTAAATAAGTGAATACACACATATAGAGGCAAGACAAAACAAGAATACTGTATTGTACTTTACTTTCTCTTCACTCGAACTGAAACTTGTCTTCACAAATAACAGAAGACTGAATCTACTACACAATACTGAAGACTTGTAATGCATTGTACTTATCTGAAGTCATTCAGTAAACCTGGCATTCCCCTCCCCAATTGCTACCCCTCTACCCCAACCAATACAAAAACACAAGCTCCCTGCCAACACACCCCTCCCTAACTCCTGCGACAGAAATCCACTAAACAAAAGCCCAACGTCACTGGCTCAGTTCAGTCTTCTGTTATTTATGAATCCTCCCTAATTCCACCACTGTAGAAACAACAATCAAGCACGCTTTCTCAAGCAACAAACAGCACAGCTATAGCAGCAAAAAGTTCCCCGAAAAACAAAACGAACACACACCACCCCTGCCCCCGCTCCGCAACACAACCCCCAACCAAAAATCTTAGCAAAAACACAAGATTCGAGCAGATAACAAATCGACGGGCAAAAAAACTGACTTGAGAGTCAAATAAAATTCAGCTACCTGAGAGGTAGAaaatctgtatttttttttctgttcgaCGCAATCTATCTGAGTACAATTTGAATACAAGATGACACATTTCCTTTATCCAATGAAATTGATTCTGTCTTGAGCTGCACCGAACAACACTTTATCCAAGTGCCTTGCATCTACCATGCCACCCTTGGCACCGAGCCCACATGAGAAGAGAACAGCTCCAACTGAACCAACAGTTCATCCTATTTTAGATTCAAAGACACTACCAATCTCAAGGTTGTCCACCGAGTACAGCATCTGAAATGAAGATGATAATTATGATTGTCAGAAATCATGTGCTATAGCTAAAACTGATGAGCTACTGTTATTTGACGATGCCAGTATTGCCAAGCATGGAATAATCAACATATAAAATAACTGAAATTTAAATCAGGAGCATCGATCGATGATGATGGATAATTAAAAGAAAAGACCCCGAGACTCCAGAGAAGATAACAACACTAGCAGACTCAAGTTGATGGATAGGTCACTGTATCCGCACAGTCTGTCTAAGGCAAACTAGCAATAGAAAAAACTGAAGAAGGTATCGTGCATAGAGCTTAAGAACATACTGCAGTTCAACAGTCGCACACAAATCAGGTACTCGCTCCGACCCctattacttgtcgcagatttagtacaaagttgcactaaatcaacgacaagtaatataggtcggagggagtatctggTTTTGCAGGTTTAGAAGATTGGTATTTGGTGTACATGTCGGCTCCAGATTGGCCATAAAGGAGCAAGTTAATAAATATATGTCTCATGCttgttcaagatttttttAGGGCTTTGCAGTACTTCACCAACATATACAAAAATGAGCCAGACAGGTTCCcttttcagaagaagaaaaaacagagaagaATTGATATATTTCCAACTCCAAATTGCCTTGCTATAGACATGAAATGAACATCAGCTCAAATAAGTGAAATTTAAAGCAGAAGTACAGATCCGATTTCAAGATAAGAATATTTCAAAACATATATAATACGATTTGCTGTATACTTAGTTAAACGACCCAACCGAAGATAAAACACCTCAAGGCTCCACAAGATACCAACAATAGCAGACTCAAGTTAATGGACAGATCAATATATCCATTCCTCACTGGCTATGGCAAAATACAATTATGACTAGAACAACCCGAAAAGATATGGGGCCATGGACAGCGGGGCGACAAGGAGGGCTCCGGCAGCGGATCCTGGCCCGTGGGACGCAGATGTGGCGCTTCCGGGGGAGATGGGAagggcggcgaggagctccTCGCCAGACCGCGGCCGGAGAGATGGGGGAGCgggggcggcggtgctggCCCCAACCCTAGCACTGGGAGCAAgtggaggggagggagggagtcgGGGCCTCGGGGGTGAGAGtctcgaattttttttttgcaggattgGAGGCGATGGGAATTTGGCCGTAAATACGGTGTGCGCTAGTGCTATTTCCATAAGTGGCAGGTCGAGAAGCTGTTGAAGCTGGTTGACTAGTTTCTCCATTTGTACGACGAGAAGCTGCACCCGGAAAAAAAAGCACTCAAAtaatttttccttcttttcagtTTGTGGCTTCGTGGGACCTAGAAGCTGTCAGAaagctgaaaagaaggggTCTACATACTACAAACCCCTGTAGAACTAGGGGCCCGTTTGGTTCCTACCACAGCCCACCGCGTCAACGAATTGGCGGAAGTTTTGGCCGCCCGTTTCTCGCCCGCGAGTTGGCGCAGATCTAAACTGCCATGGGCGCGTTTCTTCGGTTGCTGCGTTGGCTCGTCAATTTTCAGGTGTTGCACCAAGCGACGGCCGTGGGGGTGCTGGCGTGCCAAATATTGGCGTGACACGTATCGGCGGTAAACCAAACAGCTTCTAGATACCAACAACAAAGCTACCGAATAAACAACTTCTTAGACAAAGtttccatatataaaccaAGACTTAGACCAACAGTAATCTCACAAATAGAAAGCCACAGTTGTGTTATAAATCAAACACAAGACTACCACATCCCCCTTGATCCAGAAGCTATTGCTCCAGCAAACAAATTGGCAGACTTCAAACGCCAACTCATTGGCCCTGGCGCGAAGAAGCTACTTCAATTACGGCAAGAAGTTATAAAAAACAATCAGCTGATTGATGAATTGTCTCCCTATGCATTTCCCCTACTAACCAACAAACCACACGTACTAACATAAAAAAGCACTAGGTAAATCCAGAAATGAAGAAAACCATTAATAGAAGATGAACTTGTAACCTAAAAGAACACCTTTCCTTCTTAAGAGCATATATCATCATCGATATGGTCAAATTACCAAGTGCCATATTTTTTATGGTTTTATGTGCCATAGATAGATCACGACAAAAGATTGCACATGGTTGCATGCACGCAAGGGATATCTGGAATGCAGAAGCTCGCATAGGGAAAGACTTCACTAAATTCGCAAGGCTGCTTGAGCACCTTCCTGGATCGTCCTGACTTGAGTTCGACCATGTACACACCAACATCTGTGCCCACCAAAATTACATGGGTGACATCCATGAAGCCATACGCACGCATAATGTTCGGCATACTAGACAATGTTGGGACCGAGAGGGCGGCATCAGGGAGCAGCATCACGAGATCAATTACCTTGTGTTGTGCCCATCCGACGGCTCCTTCAGGACCAGTCTCCCTTGACCACAGGGTTATGTTTGTGTTATTCAGGCAAGCGAATCCCAACCCGCCGTCTTCTGTTTTAATGAGTTCCCCTCCATTGAACATGACCGGCTTCTCAAACGCTGAAAAATCAAGTGTGGCTAGTTGGTACTTGAGGATCTGATTTCCACTGCTGTTGAAGTAGAGCCCATCATCGACAAGGATGCTAGGCATATTCAAGCCAGAGGCACCGAGATGGGCAAAAGAGGTGAGCTCGCTCCACCCGTCGGTCTCCGATGAGTATAAGCACGCGGATGTGACTCTGCTCTCCCATCCGGTAGACAGGACGGCCACAACACGGAACGGTCCTCCTTGCACTTGGCAACCACGGTGGTCACAGCCTTCGGCGGCGCAGAGCAGTGCCATGCTGAAGCACGCAATGGGATCTATGCGGTACGGCCAGGCCACACGGCGCTCGTCGCCTGTCATAGGGTCCCAGACGAGGAATTCGAGCCCCCCTCCGATCTCCATGCCGTCGGAGCAGAAGAGcacgcggccgtggcggcagTCCATGGCAACCCAGCTGCGAATGTCAGCCTCGGCAGGTTGAAAGGCGGAGGTGGGGACGAATCGGCAGTCTCCTCGAATGTTCTGGAACAATCCCAGGACGGGAGACGTCCCATGGCGCTCCCGGTAGCGGCGGCGGAACCCGCGGTTGGCGAGGATTCCGCGCCACGGCTTGCAGACGGCGGAGGCACGGACGAGGTGCTCTGGCTCGTCCGGCGGAAGGCGGAGGAATACCTCCTCGAGGAGCTCGGTCagcagcaccggcggcggcatggcgcggcggcggagacgaggGTTTTGGGTGGTTGAGGGATTAGGGAAGAACGCGAGCACGGATCAAAGTAGGTGGGTTGCTGCGCTGGATTCTAAGGGGAGAGCTCTTCGACGAGTCCGCCCATcttcgccggcggcagcaaggTGCGACATGGTGTGTGTTTGAGGAAGAGAGAGGGCTTGGCTGTGCGACATGGTTGAGTTCAAGCAGCCGGGAGGGTCTGCGGGTGGGACCCGAaagtcagtgagagcgggagtaccattcatttttcttttccatttttttttgcggggattattttt
This is a stretch of genomic DNA from Brachypodium distachyon strain Bd21 chromosome 1, Brachypodium_distachyon_v3.0, whole genome shotgun sequence. It encodes these proteins:
- the LOC104581745 gene encoding uncharacterized protein LOC104581745 isoform X1, which encodes MTSIIVDGALYFNSIGNYIVKYQLATLDLSLFKKPIRCSGEVVTTEDGGLGFACMSSRTLTLWSRETSPDGALGWSKHRVIDLVTLLPDGGRSTATSSRKPYIMRQYGFLSGTQVFFVSTHVGVCMVEIKSGRAKKLLEQLEVEAVHLFPYASFCIPAMEAASTGQGQ
- the LOC104581745 gene encoding uncharacterized protein LOC104581745 isoform X2; the protein is MTSIIVDGALYFNSIGNYIVKYQLATLDLSLFKKPIRCSGEVVTTEDGGLGFACMSSRTLTLWSRETSPDGALGWSKHRVIDLVTLLPDGGRSTATSSRKPYIMRQYGFLSGTQVFFVSTHVGVCMVEIKSGRAKKLLEQLEVEAVHLFPYASFCIPEYSVHRDAVLVGKALVQVLVPDCRPQVPYPLVFQRTPR
- the LOC104582339 gene encoding uncharacterized protein LOC104582339, which gives rise to MPPPVLLTELLEEVFLRLPPDEPEHLVRASAVCKPWRGILANRGFRRRYRERHGTSPVLGLFQNIRGDCRFVPTSAFQPAEADIRSWVAMDCRHGRVLFCSDGMEIGGGLEFLVWDPMTGDERRVAWPYRIDPIACFSMALLCAAEGCDHRGCQVQGGPFRVVAVLSTGWESRVTSACLYSSETDGWSELTSFAHLGASGLNMPSILVDDGLYFNSSGNQILKYQLATLDFSAFEKPVMFNGGELIKTEDGGLGFACLNNTNITLWSRETGPEGAVGWAQHKVIDLVMLLPDAALSVPTLSSMPNIMRAYGFMDVTHVILVGTDVGVYMVELKSGRSRKVLKQPCEFSEVFPYASFCIPDIPCVHATMCNLLS